In Streptosporangiales bacterium, the genomic stretch CAGCTAGACCAGAGCACTTCACCGACAGTGACCCAGCCCGCTACCGACGGAAACGCCCTGCCAGACCTGGGGCATCGAGCCCAGGCACCGACTGCTACTTGGCCGACACGTTGCCCCGAACCAGCTGCGCGGAAATCCGCGCTAGCAAACCAACGAGTTGCATCGCCCGACGTTGCCCATCGCACGGTAAACACGCCGCGACTCGACTCGCCTCCACGAATTCACCGATGAATGACTCGTAGCAAGGAGCGAAGCGAGGATCAGTGGTCACCGTTTCGTGAGTGGTTTAGTCGGGACAACGTCTGGCGTCGAGCAGCGGTACGTCGAGCAGGCGGACGAGATCGGCGTACGTCGACCCGTACGTGGTCAGCACATGGACCCCGTCGGCCCTGATCTCGAAGGTGGCGAGGTCCGTGTAGACGCGGTCGACGCAGCGGACCCCGGTGAGCGGGTAGGTGCACTCGGGCACGAGCTTCGGCGTGCCGTCCTTCGTCAGTAGGGTCATCATCACGAACACGCGCCGGGCCCCGCTCGCCAGGTCCATTGCCCCGCCCACCGCCGGGATCGCGTCCGGGGTGCCGGTGTGCCAGTTCGCCAGGTCCCCGGTCGCGGAGACCTGGAAGGCCCCCAGGACGCACACATCCAGGTGACCGCCGCGCATGATCGCGAACGAGTCGGCGTGATGGATGTAGGAGCAGCCGGGCAGCTCCGTCACGGGGATCTTGCCCGCGTTGACCAGGTCGGGATCAACCTCGTCTCCGACGGCGGGGCGGCCCATGTTCAGCATGCCGTTCTCGGTGTGCAGCACGACCTCGGATCCCGGCTCGAGGTGGTCCGCGACCAGGGTGGGCTGCCCGATACCGAGGTTCACGAACGACCCCGCCGGGATGTCCCGAGCCACGGCGGCCGCCATCTCGTCCTTGGTAAGGCTCATGCCGGTGGTCCCACGGCCACGACCCGGTCGATGAAGATCGACGGCGTGACGATCGTCTCCGGGTCGAGCCGGCCGGTGTCGACCACCCGGTCCACCTGCACGATCGTCGTGCGTGCGGCGGTTGCCATCACCGGGCCGAAGTTGCGGGCGGTCTTGCGGTAGACAACGTTGCCCATCCGGTCGGCAACGTACGCGCCGACGAGCGCGACGTCGCCGGGCAGCGGGTGCTCCAGGACGTGCAGCCGGCCGTCGAGCTCGCGGACCTCCTTCCGCTCGGCAAGCAGGGTGCCGACGCCGGTGGGAGTGTAGAAGGC encodes the following:
- a CDS encoding 3-oxoacid CoA-transferase subunit B: MSLTKDEMAAAVARDIPAGSFVNLGIGQPTLVADHLEPGSEVVLHTENGMLNMGRPAVGDEVDPDLVNAGKIPVTELPGCSYIHHADSFAIMRGGHLDVCVLGAFQVSATGDLANWHTGTPDAIPAVGGAMDLASGARRVFVMMTLLTKDGTPKLVPECTYPLTGVRCVDRVYTDLATFEIRADGVHVLTTYGSTYADLVRLLDVPLLDARRCPD